A DNA window from Syntrophorhabdus sp. contains the following coding sequences:
- a CDS encoding ATP-binding protein, producing the protein MITRDITGELMQSAREYPAVTILGPRQSGKTTLARMTFPEIPYLSLEDLDVRASADADPRGFLNQVEAGCILDEIQRLPMLLSYLQGMVDGSKGKGRFILTGSHQPQLHEAISQSLAGRTAVLTLWPFSFSEIRQYGPLPDPFDLIPRGCYPRLHEEGLDARRFYNGYLQTYIERDVRALTQLRDLSQFQKFLTLLAGRVGQVVNRASLSNDTGVSSTTIANWLSVMKASYVVFDLPPYHENVQKRVIKSPKVFFTDVGLPAFLLGIHTKEQAFRDPLRGNLYENLVISDIIKSALNRGIRPEVYFYRDSHGNEVDLIIKEGGRLTPVEIKSSETFSPGFLKGLNRFGDLRIDRVNPGVLLYNGDQQFNVHGIRIFNPLSVDNLWETLTASPG; encoded by the coding sequence ATGATCACGAGGGACATAACAGGCGAGTTGATGCAGTCCGCACGGGAGTACCCGGCAGTCACTATCCTGGGTCCCCGCCAGTCAGGCAAAACCACCCTCGCAAGAATGACGTTTCCCGAAATACCATACCTCTCCCTTGAAGATCTCGATGTCAGAGCATCGGCTGATGCCGATCCGCGGGGTTTCCTCAATCAGGTGGAGGCGGGGTGTATTCTCGACGAGATCCAGCGGCTCCCCATGCTGCTTTCGTACCTTCAAGGGATGGTCGACGGGAGCAAGGGAAAGGGTCGGTTCATACTCACAGGCAGCCATCAGCCCCAGCTTCATGAGGCGATCAGTCAATCGCTGGCCGGTCGCACCGCCGTTCTAACCCTGTGGCCCTTCTCTTTCTCCGAGATCCGTCAGTACGGGCCCCTTCCCGACCCCTTCGATCTCATCCCTCGCGGTTGTTACCCGCGCCTTCATGAGGAAGGCCTCGACGCGCGAAGATTCTACAACGGCTACCTGCAAACCTATATCGAGAGGGACGTTCGCGCCCTGACCCAGTTGCGGGACCTGTCCCAATTTCAGAAATTCCTGACCCTCCTGGCGGGACGCGTGGGCCAGGTTGTCAACCGGGCATCGCTCTCGAATGATACAGGCGTATCGAGTACAACCATAGCAAACTGGCTTTCCGTAATGAAGGCATCCTATGTCGTCTTTGACCTCCCGCCTTACCACGAAAACGTGCAGAAACGGGTGATCAAATCCCCCAAGGTCTTTTTCACCGACGTTGGATTGCCGGCCTTTCTCCTTGGCATCCACACGAAGGAACAGGCGTTCCGCGACCCTTTGCGCGGAAACCTCTACGAGAACCTTGTCATTTCGGACATCATCAAAAGCGCCCTGAACAGGGGCATACGACCCGAAGTCTATTTCTACCGTGATTCTCACGGCAATGAAGTGGACCTGATAATCAAGGAAGGCGGGAGACTTACCCCGGTAGAGATCAAGTCTTCAGAGACTTTCTCACCAGGTTTTCTCAAGGGTCTAAACCGTTTCGGCGACCTGAGGATCGATCGCGTCAACCCCGGTGTCCTCCTCTACAACGGTGATCAACAATTCAACGTTCACGGGATCCGCATCTTCAACCCCCTCTCCGTCGACAACCTCTGGGAAACCCTGACAGCCTCTCCCGGTTAG